The genomic segment agcgtcggACCGGGAAGGTGTAGGCAGCGGAGCCGCGCGTCTGTGCTCGCGCCGTCGTGCGCTGGAAatgccaccgctgccgctccttctTCGTTTTCGCGGAGCGCCTCTTCAGTTGAGCttcggcgcgcgcacagcgacCGGTACACCTGGTCCAGCCTGTACGGCTTCAGATACGCCTCAATGGCAGCGTCGATGCTCTGCCCTGCGGCATAGACGTAGCCAGAGACGCTGACGTCCTtgccatcctcctccccgtTCGCCGTCGGCCCGAAGTTAAGTGCCAGCCCCTGGCGCAGAGCCGTGGCGTATACCTCTGGCAGAGCCTTCAAAAAGCATGCTGTCGTGCGTTGCAGCGACacgtcgcggctgccgcacgcTCTCGATGGGGACTCTACCGCCAGCACAATCACCTCGGCGATGTCGTACCGCTGCGTGACATCCTCCAGCTCGAGAGCGCCTCGAACGTCGAAGCGCAGGCACCGCTGCGTCACGAAGCtcaccagcaccaccgacagcggcggccgcgctgctgtgggtGCGTCGTCAGCGTCGTTGATGCCGCGCGTaccaccgcagcggccggcGTCTATGAAACACAGGAAGAGCTCCGACGCGCCTGCGtctggcgaaggaggcgcgtgcggcggtggccagcTGAAGCCGTTGCCATCCCCCTCCTTGGCTTCTCCCGCTCCGGCGCAGCTCTCCTCTTCTGGGACTTTGGAGGCATCTCCGGGGCCGCAGCcgttgccaccgccgctaGTGACACGTTccgtggggaggagggtgccGCGGCTATACAGCTGCGACACACTGCGGGTGAAGAGGCCGCACTTGAGCCCGTCCGCCGCCCGCATAGCCGCCGACTCCTGGTCAGCAAAGCCGACGTGGTACCCCATAGCCACAAGCCGGTGCACGTAGAGGTCCACGCGGGTGTACGGGAAACTGCTGTACTCGAAGGGTTGCCCTGGAATGCACATGAtgccgacgcggcggctgacggcgcggctgtCGGAGCCGTAGAATTTTACACGATAACCGCAAGCGACCATCAAGATCACATGCGGCGAAATGGATTCTTTCAGTGCCACTACCTGCTGCTCGAGTGGGGTCAGGCTAACGCCCTCAGTCTCCCCTTTTACAGCTGATCGACAGCATAAAACCTCGATGGCGTGCGCGACGTCCTCCTGATCATCCTGCCGTCCACGTTTGCTCATCGGTCTTTCGTCGTGAAGCACACAAAGTGCCCTTGCAGGTGCCAATGCCCGACTGTGTGccagaggcggcggtggggaggggcagagaaaGGTGTGGGGCAGCTCAAGCGCGATGGTGAAGGTGGAGAAGACAGAGGCGAGCTGCGTGTCTTGGGCTCCGTCCTCGTCACGCTTCTTTGCTTGCTCTTGGGCCCCCAATGTTGGAAAAGTCACAGTGCGCTGCTGGGAACCgagaagtgtgtgtgtgtgtgtgtgtgtgtgcagttCACTCTTTGTGAGCGCGATGtccgcacgcgtgtgtgagaAGGCGAGGTAGGTGTGCGAGAGTCAGCGAGAGGGACATGGAGGAGCGGTAGAAGAGGGCAGCCCACGAGAGCGGGTtgagaaggggaagaggtAGTGCATAGATGTATCCGTTACCGAGGGCCTGGCAGCTCAATGACGGGGCCACTGTGAGTCTGTCGGTCAGCCTGGTATTGGCCAAGACGTGGGGGATGTAAACGCAGAGCTacgcgagggagggagagggggtggggacgggcaggtggcggagctgcaaaGGTGAAGTACAGGTGCATCCACGCATAAAAGACGTCTCCtctgcccccttccccttgcCGTTttcgacacacgcacgcacaggcacgcatTCGTCTATATGTGCACCGACATGCACACACCgatatatacatacatatatacatacatatgtatatacacgTATCCAAGGCCTATagatatatacatatacgcCTATACGCAGGGACATAGTGaagcagggggaggggtgcacaTTCACGCAGGAAAGGAGGTTCAACGATCAACGGCGTCGTTAGCGGAGGTGAGCGACAGGAGGtggcgtggcggcagcggtggcggccaaACGACGAGTGTGGCGGCACCGACTCACAATAAGCGAACACGCGTCCGGGCAAAGACGGGAAATTCTGATGAGGAAGAAGCATCGGAAGGACAGGCGCCGGATGCGCTCTGGGAAATAAGAAAGACGGAGGGTGGAGCTGCGAGCTCATCAGCGGCGCGCTGGCACTCACGTCACGAGATGAGTCCTCCCCTTCTTTCGCCGccgtgagagaggggggagagaacGTTTTACGCTGAGGCCATTGAGCGAGTCGGCATACTTGTCTCCATCGACCCGACTTCCGGGGTGATGTGTGTATTTGTGTGCGGTCGTGCCGCTTACACCGAGAGGGCCACACCGGTCGGAACCAAGTGCGCCCTCCATACAAGAGCAGACATACCCGCATATGCCTGTGCTTGTGCACAGGACGGGAGTGAGGAAACACCTTCGCTTCCACCTTCCTGTCTCACCGGGTGAATACATGAAGGAGTGGGGTGTGGCGGGGCTTACTGTGAGGGCACGGatagcggcagcgacgagggaggagggaccCGGAAGACGCACTGGCGATTGAGGTGCAGTTATCGCTCGCAGTGAGCAAGGGAATATAAGAACAACGCCTCCGTcgtccctccctcgctccctcGGGTCTTGCCACAGGCGTATGCGCCCCGCGGAAGGCAAGCAAAAAGgatccgcacacacacacacacacacacacacacgcgaaaagCAAAACAATAAAGGAAAAACCTCCGCAGGGACCGGTGCACGCCGACTTGCTGGCGCAGGacggagagcggaggaggtgcggagGCAAGCAGGAGAGTTGGCCTTCGGCATTTCCACGTAAAAGGCACCCTTTCACCACCATCGAGCGGGTtcggagaagaggggagcCGCTCGCCGCGGAAAAAGAAGGCCACAAAAGGGAGCGTTAGACTGCAGATGATGACAACATGTGCGCTCACTTCCGCACGAAGATATTAACAACAGTAAGAAGCAGCGAGATACATGGACACGGGAAAGGGCACCAATAGCCTTCAAGAGGGCAGTGCACCGGTGTAAACGAGTTcgcgcgagagcgaggggagggCCGGAAACAGATGGTATCGCGACCGGCCCTCTTCCCCTGCCACGTCACCACCCCTTCCACCTACTTTCATCGCATGCGCGATGGACGCACACCTCTCCTTTAGGTTCGCATCACGTTGGCGAAGTTCTTCTTTTCTAGCAGGTACGCCTTGAACAACTTATCCACTACCAAGTGGTGCTTGAGATTGATGCGATGGTCCTCGGCAAGCATGTCCAGCAGCTCGTCGCTCACGCGTCCAACGGTGTTGGGCTGGACGTGCTCGCATGGCATGTCGTGCGCGGGTGTAAATCGATCCAGAGAGTGCGTCTGCTTCGCACGAgtgagcgtgtgcgtcggCTCACCACTGCTATTGGTGGGCTGTGCACTGTCCAGAGGCGTCAATGACATCTGCGTGAAGAGGCCGCGCTTGCTGTTGATATTTTTTTGGTTTTCCTCGGAGAGGACTCTGTGcaggcaagagagagagagacgacaaCGGAGTGCGTGTGGGgcggaagggggggggtgaggagGGGAATGTCTTCAGCGTGAAAACcaagaagagcagcgcaTTTATGGGTCGATGCAGCAACGTCCGTCCCGCAGTAACAACGGCAGCCGCAcgccgaggaagaggaagaagaagagagaagtgGAGAAGAGGTGGAGAGACGTGTGCACAGAGGGTATAGGGTGTGCCGTCAGGGTTTTCATTGCTTTCTCCGTTAGGTGCGGCTTCGCGCGGTAGAGGTGCTCTACATTTGCGGACAAGAGCAAGAACacaacggcggcagaggctgGACACGCCGACGTACGGCACATGAGAGGGGGCGCTTTCGACGGGTAGCGCAACCGCGGACTGCCTGCTTCGTGGCTTACGTTATACATTGGTTGCTCACAGTGTGGCATACAACAACGCCAACGTAAAGTTAGTCGGCACACCTTCTTCGCTTGCGCATCAGCACCGACTGCGTCTCTTATCTCTCGTCGCTAATCTGTTAGCCTTGATCTTCTCCATTCCCGGTCAAGGGCATGAGCATGTGTGCTTGAGTAATGTGCGATTAGAATGGGTGGGCGAGTCGTGGTGGCATGCGTGGCGTTGACGGGCCAATGCTAGCAACAGGCCACGGAAAAGGAGGAGATCCaacacaccacacacacgtgaaCAGCACGACcgttccccctccccactcaGATCTCAGATGCTTGCCTTTCCAGTtttcagctccttctcccctGCCGAGTATGGTCAAATCGTGTCACACCGCACTCGCACTCATCTTGCTGGTGAGCCGGCAAGATGAGCGCAGgcaggaaggagagagagaaggcgatATGGCCATGATGGCTGTGCGAGCCAGAGCACAAGAAAGAGAGGCACATATCTTGGAAGAGGCGGtagggaggtggtggtgaggggggggggagacagCTGGTACGATGGAGATGAGCCGCAGCCTTGCATACATCcgattgtgtgtgtgtgtgtgtcacacCTGCTATTgccgtgcagcgctgcagacCAGAGCACCTCCACTGCGTGCGCTGTCCTTCTCCctgtcctctgcgccgcctccgcggcctTTCTGCAACAACACCGCGCGACAAAACAAAAGCTGATGAAGAAGAGAGGCGGGGCCACCCTCGGCCCGTATTTCTTgctgcgtcggtgccgctACTGCTACTTCCTCTTCGTAGGCACCGGCTCGCCAACGGTGGCCTTGCTTTTGTCCTCGCGCAGGCCCAGCACTCGGTTCATGACGAGGTGGTCGACCTTCGTATCAGGGTCGACGACGAAGTACCCGAAGCGTTCCACCTGGATCGACTCGAAGTGCTTGAAATTCTCGACGCCCTTCTCCGCGTACCCGTGCGACACCACCTCACTGTTCTCGTCGATGAACTTGAGAAACTCGGGATCGATGGCGGCACGGTCGTCCTTGAGGAGCGCGTTGTACAAGCGCACCTCCACCGGCGTACATGCCGTCGCACTCACCCAGGAGATATTTGTCTTCGGCTTGTCCTTGCGCTCGAAGTCGATGTCTACATGAATCACCATCGACTGTCCATTGGCGTCCACCTCGAAGCTCTTGCACACAACGTTGCCTGAGTACTTGAGGCCCACCACGCGTGGGCCAGGGGCGAGTCCGTAGAacttgttgttgttgtcttcTGTGCGGAAGTCGCTGCGGTCGACGTAGAAGGTGTCCGTAAATGTCAAGGCGCGGCCACCGAGCTCAGGCTTGCGCGGATGGTTCGGGCACTCGAAGATTCGCTCGCCCTTCCAGTTGTCCACCACCACTTTGATTGGGTCAATCACCATCAGCCGGCGCTCGCAGCGCTCGTCGAGGTCCTCGCGCAGGGTGTTCTCCAGCATGCTGATCTGAATTACATTCATGGAGCGGGTGATACCAACCAGCTCGCAGAAGCGGTTAATGGCGGCCGGAGTGTACCCGCGGCGACGCATGCCGGCAAGGGTGAGCAGACGGGGGTCGTCAAACCCGCGGACAATGCCCTTGCGCACCAGCACGTTGATCTTACGCTTCGAGAGCAGCGAGCCCGTCACGTTCAGGCGGCTGAACTCCCACACGTGCGGACGCCACAGGTTGAGCTCGTTCAGCAGCCAGAAGTAGCTCTCGCGGCGCGTCTCGAACTCCAGCGTACACAGGCTGTAGTCGATGTCCTCGAGCGAGTCGATGAGGCAGTGGGTGAAGTCGTAGCTTGGGTAGATGCACCACTTGTCCTTGACGTGCGGGTGCTCGACGTACTTGACGCGGTACGCAATGAAGTCGCGCATGTTCGGGTTGTCGCTCTTCATATCGGCCTTCACGCGAAGCGTCGCCTCGCCCTCAGCGTAACGGCCCTGGCGCATGTGCTTGAAGAGGAGCAGATTCTCCTCGACGCTGCGGTTGCGCCACGGGCtgtcctcgcgctgctcccgctgctgcttcagctcGTCTGGCGTGCTGTGATCGACGTAGGCCTTCCCATCCTTGATGAGCTGCACGGCGAAGGTGTGCAGCTGGTCGAAGTAGTCGGAGGAAAAGGTGACCCAGTCCGGTTTCCACCCCATCCAGTTCACCATCTCCATGATAGCATCAATGTAGACCTGATCCTCCGACTCGGGGTTCGTATCGTCGTAGCGCAGGTAGCACTTGCcaccgtgcgcgcgtgcgctgccgaAGTTGAGGTTCATGCTCTTGGCATGGCCAATGTGCAGGAAGCCATTTGGCTCCGGAGGAAAGCGAAAGTACGGCTTCCCGCCGGTGACCTTCTCGTGCGTCTCGAGCAGCTCGCGCGTGTTCCGGCACCCCGGGACGGGACGGCCGCTCTGCAGGATCGACAGGTCGCGCTTCGTCTCCATTTCTTTCACTTCCGCAGCTGCCGGTCCCGCCATCTTTGCCAAGCGCGGGCGGAATAGGCGGAACGTTGTTTTCGTGAGTGTCTcttcggggggggggttacTCTGTGTACGTGGTGatgggtgcgtgtgcaacAGATGACCCTGCTTTGTGCACGCTTGTCAGCGTGCAATGTCGAAACGAAAaacagagcgagagcgagacggGCACGCGTGCAAGAAGAACGCAAGTAA from the Leishmania major strain Friedlin complete genome, chromosome 15 genome contains:
- a CDS encoding putative glutaminyl-tRNA synthetase; amino-acid sequence: MAGPAAAEVKEMETKRDLSILQSGRPVPGCRNTRELLETHEKVTGGKPYFRFPPEPNGFLHIGHAKSMNLNFGSARAHGGKCYLRYDDTNPESEDQVYIDAIMEMVNWMGWKPDWVTFSSDYFDQLHTFAVQLIKDGKAYVDHSTPDELKQQREQREDSPWRNRSVEENLLLFKHMRQGRYAEGEATLRVKADMKSDNPNMRDFIAYRVKYVEHPHVKDKWCIYPSYDFTHCLIDSLEDIDYSLCTLEFETRRESYFWLLNELNLWRPHVWEFSRLNVTGSLLSKRKINVLVRKGIVRGFDDPRLLTLAGMRRRGYTPAAINRFCELVGITRSMNVIQISMLENTLREDLDERCERRLMVIDPIKVVVDNWKGERIFECPNHPRKPELGGRALTFTDTFYVDRSDFRTEDNNNKFYGLAPGPRVVGLKYSGNVVCKSFEVDANGQSMVIHVDIDFERKDKPKTNISWVSATACTPVEVRLYNALLKDDRAAIDPEFLKFIDENSEVVSHGYAEKGVENFKHFESIQVERFGYFVVDPDTKVDHLVMNRVLGLREDKSKATVGEPVPTKRK